A window from Pseudomonas sp. MRSN 12121 encodes these proteins:
- a CDS encoding TolC family outer membrane protein, whose protein sequence is MNNPMISRQRALAGWLFALPLLAAAPAGANGQYPPRALPSDLWRVYQDARQNNSALAAARADQAARAEAVPQARAGLLPTLSANAELNSTSTSLHQPRQDTQRSGTSYQAVLNQPIFRADRWFALKAAEAEDQQAQLELAAAEQKLMLDSAQAYFGLLKAQDALAAAKAEEAALKRQLELAEKGLQYGLSDRTDVLQAQAGHDTAQANRIVAKKRMDDAFEALDTLTHQQYEAIQGVRHDMPILLPEPNDARRWVATAVRQNLTLQASQQALDATRQTLSARKAGHAPTLDAVLRYQTGDNDNLGYGNSDIRGSGYGGNVEQRSVGLQLNIPLFSGGQTRSQVREAYQRMNQREYLNDDLRRQVVEQTRNLHRGLNSGVDQVRARGQSIISNQGAVLASQMGFQVGTRNIVDVLEAQRQLYNAVRQYNDSRYDYILDTLRLKQAVGTLSPRDLEALGEYLKADYDPDRDFLPPEFPRRLARR, encoded by the coding sequence ATGAACAACCCCATGATTTCTCGACAGCGAGCCCTTGCCGGCTGGCTGTTCGCCTTGCCGCTGCTGGCCGCTGCGCCGGCTGGCGCCAACGGGCAGTACCCACCCCGGGCTTTGCCCAGCGACCTCTGGCGGGTGTATCAGGATGCCCGGCAGAACAACAGCGCCCTGGCCGCCGCCCGGGCCGACCAGGCCGCGCGCGCCGAGGCCGTGCCCCAGGCCCGTGCCGGCCTGTTGCCGACACTGTCGGCCAACGCCGAGCTCAACAGCACCAGCACCTCCCTGCATCAGCCGCGGCAGGACACCCAGCGCAGTGGCACCAGCTACCAGGCGGTGCTCAACCAGCCGATCTTCCGTGCCGACCGCTGGTTCGCCCTCAAGGCCGCCGAGGCCGAGGACCAACAGGCCCAGCTGGAACTGGCGGCCGCCGAGCAGAAACTGATGCTCGACAGCGCCCAGGCCTATTTCGGCCTGCTCAAGGCCCAGGACGCGCTGGCGGCGGCCAAGGCCGAGGAGGCAGCGCTCAAGCGCCAGCTCGAACTGGCCGAGAAAGGCTTGCAGTACGGCCTGTCGGACCGCACCGACGTGTTGCAGGCCCAGGCCGGGCACGACACCGCGCAGGCCAACCGGATCGTGGCGAAGAAGCGTATGGACGATGCCTTCGAGGCGCTGGATACCCTGACCCACCAGCAGTACGAGGCGATCCAGGGCGTGCGCCACGACATGCCGATACTGCTGCCGGAGCCCAACGACGCCCGGCGCTGGGTCGCCACCGCGGTCCGCCAGAACCTCACGCTGCAAGCCAGCCAGCAGGCCCTGGACGCCACCCGGCAGACCCTGAGCGCGCGCAAGGCCGGGCATGCGCCGACCCTGGACGCGGTGCTGCGCTACCAGACCGGCGACAACGACAACCTCGGCTATGGCAACAGCGACATCCGCGGCAGCGGCTATGGCGGCAACGTCGAACAGCGCTCGGTCGGCCTGCAACTGAACATTCCGTTGTTCAGCGGTGGCCAGACCCGTTCCCAGGTGCGCGAGGCCTACCAGCGGATGAACCAGCGCGAATACCTCAACGACGACCTGCGGCGCCAGGTGGTGGAGCAGACCCGCAATCTGCACCGCGGTCTCAATAGCGGTGTCGATCAGGTCCGGGCGCGGGGCCAGTCGATCATTTCCAACCAGGGCGCGGTGCTGGCCTCGCAGATGGGGTTCCAGGTCGGCACCCGCAATATCGTCGATGTGCTGGAGGCGCAGCGCCAGTTGTACAACGCCGTGCGCCAGTACAACGACAGCCGCTACGACTACATTCTCGACACCCTGCGGCTCAAGCAAGCGGTGGGCACCCTGTCGCCCCGCGACCTTGAGGCGCTTGGTGAATACCTCAAGGCGGACTACGATCCGGACCGCGATTTTCTGCCGCCGGAATTTCCGCGCCGGCTGGCGCGTCGTTAG
- a CDS encoding two-component system response regulator, whose product MPAEPASKPYTLLAIDDDPQSLIVLSKTLTAEYEVLLAKNGERGLELAHSASPDLIVLDILMPGMDGFQVLSELKRHPATAAIPVIFLTSRSSVEDERLGLLLGAADYIAKPISPPVVLARVAAQLGYRDKPLHSPRAAVEPSAASDMRDGFVSALALQLADHPQIRLEALLDTLSILLDASVAQGDPAAFRAAACLALMGLNQPGLTPVQALPRSRQLIEEILGHADPEDPLLNLAWKFTQADALLAGDCDPATLDRLSPCSQLFALALSYHLSLLQPGADLPERHARAMRQLLRQPAFERCIGTAPASLAAALSSSQTFPGP is encoded by the coding sequence ATGCCCGCCGAGCCCGCGTCCAAGCCCTATACCCTCCTGGCGATCGACGACGACCCGCAGTCGCTGATCGTGCTCTCGAAAACCCTGACCGCCGAGTATGAAGTGCTGCTGGCGAAGAACGGCGAGCGCGGCCTGGAACTGGCCCACAGTGCCAGCCCGGACCTGATCGTCCTCGACATCCTGATGCCCGGGATGGACGGTTTCCAGGTGCTCAGCGAGCTCAAGCGGCACCCGGCGACCGCGGCCATCCCGGTGATTTTCCTGACCTCGCGCAGCAGCGTCGAAGACGAGCGCCTGGGCCTGCTGCTGGGGGCCGCCGACTATATCGCCAAGCCGATTTCGCCGCCGGTGGTCCTGGCCCGGGTGGCGGCGCAACTGGGTTACCGCGACAAGCCCCTGCACAGCCCACGCGCGGCCGTCGAACCCTCGGCGGCCAGCGACATGCGCGACGGTTTCGTCAGCGCCCTGGCCCTGCAACTGGCCGACCATCCGCAGATCCGCCTGGAGGCCCTGCTCGATACCCTGTCCATCCTGCTCGATGCCAGCGTCGCCCAGGGCGATCCCGCGGCGTTTCGCGCCGCCGCCTGCCTGGCGCTGATGGGCCTCAACCAGCCCGGCCTCACGCCTGTCCAGGCACTGCCGCGCAGCCGCCAGTTGATCGAGGAGATACTCGGCCACGCCGACCCGGAGGACCCCCTGCTCAACCTCGCCTGGAAATTCACCCAGGCCGACGCCTTGCTCGCGGGCGACTGCGACCCCGCGACGCTCGACCGGCTCTCGCCCTGCAGCCAGCTGTTCGCCCTGGCGCTGAGCTATCACCTGAGCCTGCTGCAGCCCGGCGCCGACCTGCCCGAGCGGCACGCCCGGGCCATGCGGCAATTGCTCCGGCAGCCGGCGTTCGAGCGCTGCATTGGCACGGCCCCGGCTTCTCTCGCGGCGGCCCTGAGTTCGTCCCAGACCTTTCCCGGCCCTTGA
- a CDS encoding PAS domain-containing protein, translating into MSNFFDSNRRCCYALGVALAIGGAVALGNYYRVQVEEVYRASVELQTREHAADLQQWKSDGFAIGALSMLGRHTPSLKQVIQAHEPDAGLLERATIPLKTLSMVVGANHAFVLNRDGVVVAAYDPQGRAPLGLNVAFRPYFQVAIKGGSSVYGAISLTTGTRMFYMAVPVYASRTRQDQVIGVLVARFDGNLLDASLSRQYGEGLKMILSPGGVVLAASAPQFLLKADRDWSGSEFRDAVRRQFGDYPFANGVPQRLPFDSRQALVRLDGRRYSLSRVDFDWNDPSGPWTLVTLGDLDAVLPAEQVLLIKGLSAVVFLLLLWGGLRRLADARRHRRDVARIEQSERRLDLALQSGALGLWDWNVSLGIVINNDVWLRILGYSKEELDRTFGNGLDRWAGLVHPEDREPVMARLRAHLNNDAAEYRAEYRMRSKSGRWLWVLDVGRVMQRDANGAASRVTGVLQDITRSVEAQQAIVDNQTRLQSMIANIPGVVFRSLPGSVRQMIFVSEAIEGLTGFCAAHFLGGNPYRELVHPDDLAIFERSLDCASYMLEYRIVTASGDVRWVYDKGQTIVVDGAAQYLDGVIFDIGERKAAEARVQQSRREAELATQAKSEFLDSMSHEIRTPLNAIIGMAHLALDLPQEPAQRDYLEKIDRAAKHLVGTINGVLDLSKIEAGKLSMEQVCFDLGELVDDVLLLVRQRAQDKALRLSLDIPAALPRRYVGDPLRLSQVLTNLVDNAIKFTEAGQVCIGVCQVRQWNDHLLLCFSVSDTGVGLSEEQQARLFNAFVQADLSISRRYGGSGLGLTIAKKIVQMMQGDIWVHSRPGQGAVFKFTAQLSLPRQRLPALPVRGCATLAPPQLSGDAAGLCTLNDYARLLAGTRVLVVEDNRLNQDVLQGLLQRAGVQVVMVANGLEALQWLLAGERCDGVLMDCQMPLMDGYATARRIRDYPHLRALPIIGVTASSLADVQGLALAAGMSDLASKPLDVPAFYRTLVRWIKAQDVPPAGPPPALAETLPSAHYPGIDAALGLAVVNQDANLQQKLLRDFHDSHRRHAERLWQAHAAGDRQAIGFLAHGLCGAAGNVGATALRQAAGQLEAQCAGDADLQPLISHLSQCLETVLAGLVSLASPVAGQAPHASERTDCERRLRLERLAKLLRTHNAQALHLIDELCGQSPCAALLEIQERIYRLDFQQAGERLGVLLAKGGR; encoded by the coding sequence TTGAGCAACTTCTTCGACAGCAACCGGCGGTGTTGCTACGCCCTCGGCGTGGCGCTCGCGATCGGTGGCGCGGTGGCGCTGGGCAACTACTACCGCGTGCAGGTCGAGGAGGTCTACCGGGCCAGCGTCGAGCTGCAGACCCGGGAGCACGCCGCGGACCTGCAACAGTGGAAGTCCGACGGTTTTGCCATCGGTGCGCTGTCGATGCTCGGGCGGCATACCCCGTCGCTCAAGCAGGTGATCCAGGCCCACGAGCCCGATGCCGGACTGCTGGAGCGGGCGACGATTCCGCTGAAGACGCTGTCGATGGTGGTGGGGGCCAACCATGCGTTCGTGCTCAACCGCGACGGTGTGGTCGTGGCGGCCTATGACCCGCAGGGCCGGGCGCCGCTGGGGCTGAACGTGGCCTTCCGGCCCTATTTCCAGGTCGCCATCAAGGGCGGCAGCAGCGTCTACGGGGCGATCAGCCTGACCACCGGCACCCGCATGTTCTACATGGCGGTGCCGGTCTACGCCTCGCGCACCCGCCAGGACCAGGTGATCGGGGTGCTGGTGGCGCGCTTCGACGGCAACCTGCTCGATGCCAGCCTGAGCAGGCAGTACGGCGAAGGCTTGAAGATGATCCTGTCGCCCGGGGGCGTGGTGCTGGCCGCCAGCGCGCCGCAGTTCCTGCTCAAGGCCGACCGCGACTGGTCAGGCAGCGAGTTTCGCGACGCCGTCCGCCGGCAGTTCGGCGACTACCCGTTCGCCAACGGGGTGCCCCAGCGCTTGCCGTTCGATAGCCGGCAAGCGCTGGTCAGGCTCGATGGCCGGCGCTACAGCCTGTCTCGGGTCGATTTCGACTGGAACGACCCGAGCGGGCCCTGGACCCTGGTCACCCTGGGCGATCTGGACGCGGTGCTGCCAGCGGAACAGGTGCTGTTGATCAAGGGCCTGAGTGCGGTGGTGTTTCTCCTGCTGTTGTGGGGCGGCCTGCGGCGGCTGGCCGATGCCCGGCGGCACAGGCGCGACGTGGCTCGGATCGAGCAGAGCGAACGGCGCCTGGACCTGGCCCTGCAGAGTGGAGCGCTGGGGTTGTGGGACTGGAACGTCAGCCTGGGGATCGTCATCAACAACGATGTCTGGCTGCGGATACTCGGCTACAGCAAGGAGGAACTGGACCGGACTTTCGGCAACGGCCTGGATCGCTGGGCCGGGCTGGTCCACCCGGAGGACCGCGAGCCGGTCATGGCCAGGCTCAGGGCGCACCTGAACAACGACGCCGCCGAATACCGCGCCGAGTACCGCATGCGCAGCAAAAGCGGGCGCTGGTTGTGGGTGCTGGACGTCGGCAGGGTCATGCAGCGCGATGCCAATGGCGCCGCCAGCCGGGTCACGGGGGTGTTGCAGGACATTACCCGTTCGGTCGAGGCGCAGCAGGCCATCGTGGATAACCAGACCAGGCTGCAGTCGATGATTGCCAATATCCCCGGGGTGGTGTTCCGCAGCCTGCCGGGCAGCGTGCGGCAGATGATTTTCGTCAGCGAGGCGATCGAGGGCCTGACCGGGTTTTGCGCCGCGCATTTTCTGGGCGGCAACCCCTACCGCGAGCTGGTGCATCCCGACGACCTGGCGATTTTCGAGCGCAGCCTGGACTGCGCCAGCTACATGCTCGAATACCGCATCGTCACCGCCAGCGGGGACGTGCGCTGGGTCTACGACAAGGGGCAGACCATCGTCGTGGACGGGGCGGCGCAGTACCTGGACGGGGTGATTTTCGACATCGGCGAACGCAAGGCGGCCGAAGCCCGGGTCCAGCAGTCGCGGCGCGAGGCGGAGCTGGCGACCCAGGCCAAGTCGGAGTTTCTCGACAGCATGTCCCATGAGATCCGCACGCCGTTGAACGCGATCATCGGCATGGCCCACCTGGCGCTGGACCTGCCGCAGGAGCCGGCGCAGCGCGATTACCTGGAGAAGATCGACCGCGCCGCCAAGCATCTGGTGGGCACCATCAACGGTGTGCTCGACCTGTCGAAGATCGAGGCCGGCAAGTTGAGCATGGAGCAGGTCTGCTTCGACCTCGGCGAACTGGTGGACGACGTGTTGTTGCTGGTGCGCCAGCGCGCGCAGGACAAGGCGCTGCGCCTGAGCCTGGACATTCCCGCGGCGCTGCCGCGGCGTTATGTCGGCGATCCGCTGCGCCTGTCCCAGGTGCTGACCAACCTGGTGGACAACGCGATCAAGTTCACCGAGGCCGGGCAGGTCTGCATCGGCGTGTGCCAGGTGCGCCAGTGGAACGACCATTTGCTGTTGTGCTTCAGCGTCAGTGACACCGGAGTGGGCCTCAGCGAGGAGCAGCAGGCCCGGCTGTTCAACGCCTTCGTCCAGGCGGATCTGTCGATCAGCCGGCGCTACGGCGGCAGTGGCCTGGGGCTGACCATCGCGAAGAAAATCGTGCAGATGATGCAGGGCGATATCTGGGTGCACAGCCGGCCGGGACAGGGCGCGGTATTCAAGTTCACCGCGCAGTTGAGCCTGCCGCGCCAGCGCCTGCCGGCGCTGCCGGTCCGCGGCTGTGCGACGCTGGCCCCGCCGCAACTGAGCGGCGACGCGGCGGGCTTGTGCACGCTCAACGACTATGCGCGGCTGCTGGCGGGAACGCGGGTGCTGGTGGTGGAGGACAACCGCCTGAACCAGGATGTGTTGCAGGGGCTGTTGCAGCGCGCCGGGGTACAGGTGGTGATGGTTGCCAACGGCCTTGAGGCTTTGCAATGGCTGCTCGCGGGGGAGCGTTGCGACGGCGTGCTGATGGATTGCCAGATGCCGCTGATGGACGGCTACGCCACCGCTCGACGGATCCGCGATTACCCTCACTTGCGCGCCCTGCCGATCATCGGCGTGACCGCCAGCAGCCTGGCCGATGTCCAGGGGCTGGCGCTGGCGGCGGGGATGAGCGACCTGGCCAGCAAACCCCTGGATGTCCCGGCGTTCTACCGGACCCTGGTGCGCTGGATCAAGGCGCAGGACGTTCCGCCGGCAGGGCCGCCGCCAGCCTTGGCCGAGACCCTACCCAGCGCACACTACCCGGGAATCGACGCGGCGCTCGGCCTGGCGGTGGTGAACCAGGACGCGAATTTGCAACAGAAACTGCTGCGCGATTTTCACGACAGCCATCGGCGCCACGCCGAGCGCCTGTGGCAGGCCCACGCGGCCGGCGACCGGCAAGCCATCGGCTTTCTCGCCCATGGCTTGTGCGGTGCGGCCGGCAACGTCGGCGCCACGGCGCTCAGGCAGGCCGCCGGGCAATTGGAAGCGCAGTGCGCCGGGGATGCCGATCTGCAACCGCTGATCTCCCACCTGTCGCAGTGCCTGGAGACGGTACTGGCTGGCCTGGTCTCGCTGGCCTCGCCGGTAGCCGGTCAGGCGCCGCACGCGAGCGAGCGCACGGACTGCGAACGGCGGCTGCGGCTGGAGCGCCTGGCCAAATTGCTGCGCACCCACAACGCGCAAGCCTTGCACCTGATCGACGAGTTGTGTGGGCAATCGCCTTGCGCTGCGTTGCTGGAGATTCAAGAGCGGATCTACCGGCTGGATTTCCAGCAGGCGGGCGAACGGCTCGGCGTACTGCTCGCCAAGGGCGGGCGCTAG
- a CDS encoding LysR family transcriptional regulator: protein MPNLSDLELFVLIAELEGLSPAARIMSITPAAASLALKRLENRLGVRLFTRSTRAMKLTPEGMRYLESAQHALKILANGKRSLTHDDGMLELTVSSDLGRHLLLDLLTRLKQQRPRLHIKLALSDKEEDLLKGRFDAALRYGKSLALDLVELPVLKRHHFIACAAPEYLAEQGEPASPQHLGEHECIICHSIGRPETHWRFYAPGQVEEVRVQGHFCCDDGDAARRWAVAGHGVVYLPLLNVVEDLFEGRLRPLLAGWQGDAAPLSLVVSHRSQITDSLRALHHCLVEHCTERMARYLDLMQPAC, encoded by the coding sequence ATGCCTAACCTCTCAGACCTGGAGCTGTTCGTCCTGATCGCCGAGCTCGAGGGCCTGTCGCCCGCCGCGCGCATCATGTCGATCACCCCGGCCGCCGCCAGCCTGGCGCTCAAGCGCCTGGAAAACCGCCTCGGCGTGCGTCTGTTCACCCGCTCCACCCGCGCGATGAAACTCACCCCCGAAGGCATGCGTTACCTGGAGAGCGCGCAGCACGCCTTGAAGATCCTGGCCAACGGCAAGCGCTCGCTGACCCACGACGACGGCATGCTCGAACTCACCGTGTCGTCCGACCTGGGCCGGCACCTGCTGCTCGACCTGCTCACCCGGCTCAAGCAGCAACGACCGCGCCTGCATATCAAGCTGGCGCTGAGCGACAAGGAGGAAGACCTGCTCAAGGGCCGGTTCGATGCGGCGCTGCGCTACGGCAAGAGCCTGGCGCTGGACCTGGTGGAATTGCCCGTGCTCAAGCGTCATCACTTCATCGCCTGCGCCGCGCCCGAATACCTGGCCGAACAAGGCGAGCCCGCTTCGCCACAGCACCTGGGCGAGCACGAATGCATCATCTGCCACAGCATCGGCCGGCCGGAGACTCACTGGCGCTTCTATGCCCCCGGGCAGGTCGAGGAGGTGCGGGTGCAGGGGCATTTCTGCTGCGACGACGGCGACGCCGCGCGGCGCTGGGCGGTGGCCGGCCACGGCGTGGTCTACCTGCCTTTGCTGAATGTGGTCGAGGACCTGTTCGAGGGGCGCCTGCGGCCCCTGCTCGCTGGCTGGCAGGGCGACGCCGCGCCCCTGAGCCTGGTAGTCTCGCACCGCTCGCAAATCACCGACTCGCTGCGCGCGTTGCACCATTGCCTGGTCGAACACTGCACGGAGCGCATGGCGCGTTACCTGGACCTGATGCAACCGGCCTGCTAG